The following are from one region of the Stigmatopora argus isolate UIUO_Sarg chromosome 9, RoL_Sarg_1.0, whole genome shotgun sequence genome:
- the foxo4 gene encoding forkhead box protein O4, whose translation MEESLPLPPIDPDFEPQSRPRSCTWPLPRPDISAVKQEAPDGGEPAAGTPPGEDEGKRLQRAAAEQEKAAGPGAPVSEPGAPGGVTPRKGSSRRNAWGNQSYADLISQAIENSPEKRLTLAQIYEWMVKTVPYFRDKGDSNSSAGWKNSIRHNLSLHNKFLRVHNESTGKSSWWMLNPEGGKTGKAPRRRAASMDNGGKLLKSRMRAKQTKKQAEGAGTGADSPNSSQQFPKWGVSSGSPSPRGGVPDDSDMWTSFRPRTSSNASTLSGRLSPIAPGQEEDEGQADDGLLGRYAGGALTPALAESLMEELDLIDGLTLMGGRRGGPVPPPPPTPLPSAATLLPRASFSPPDAGPAFGNSLFGSTPYGARTASGLEALLTSDSPPPSDMLMAAGLGPDAPRLLLAKAPEVTAVAQRNLRPPTQPRPHLPLQHHASPGLGAILSGIAPLQAANPFGGPHCFHAVPERLPTDLDVDMFTENLDCDVDYIINSDLMDGDAIDFNFDPVLPAGQSYAGPATAQGSARNWVPS comes from the exons ATGGAGGAATCACTACCGTTGCCACCCATTGACCCGGATTTCGAGCCGCAGAGCCGGCCCCGCTCGTGCACGTGGCCCCTGCCCCGGCCGGACATCTCGGCGGTCAAACAGGAAGCCCCCGATGGCGGCGAGCCGGCCGCCGGCACCCCGCCCGGCGAGGATGAGGGCAAGAGGCTGCAGCGCGCTGCTGCCGAGCAGGAGAAGGCGGCCGGGCCAGGGGCGCCGGTGTCTGAGCCCGGGGCTCCCGGCGGGGTGACGCCCCGCAAGGGGTCGTCCAGACGCAACGCTTGGGGCAACCAGAGCTACGCCGACCTTATCAGTCAGGCCATTGAGAACTCGCCCGAAAAGAGGCTGACCCTGGCGCAGATCTACGAGTGGATGGTCAAGACCGTGCCGTATTTCCGCGACAAGGGGGACAGCAACAGCTCAGCCGGATGGAAG AACTCCATCCGCCACAACCTGTCCCTGCACAACAAGTTCCTGCGCGTCCACAACGAGTCAACGGGCAAGAGCTCGTGGTGGATGCTCAACCCTGAAGGGGGCAAGACGGGCAAGGCCCCACGCCGCCGCGCCGCCTCCATGGACAATGGCGGGAAGCTGCTCAAGAGCCGCATGCGGGCAAAGCAGACCAAAAAGCAGGCAGAGGGGGCGGGGACTGGTGCCGACAGCCCCAACTCGTCCCAACAGTTCCCCAAGTGGGGCGTGAGCAGCGGCAGCCCGTCACCCCGGGGGGGCGTCCCGGACGATTCCGACATGTGGACGTCTTTCCGCCCCCGCACCAGCTCCAATGCCAGCACCCTGAGCGGCCGCCTGTCACCCATCGCTCCCGGGCAGGAGGAGGACGAGGGCCAAGCCGACGACGGGCTGCTGGGCCGTTATGCGGGTGGTGCCCTGACGCCCGCCCTGGCCGAGAGCCTGATGGAAGAGCTGGACCTGATCGACGGGCTGACGCTGATGGGCGGGCGGCGAGGCGGCCCCGTCCCACCTCCGCCTCCTACCCCTCTGCCGTCGGCCGCCACTCTGCTGCCCCGTGCGTCCTTCTCACCGCCGGATGCTGGCCCGGCCTTTGGGAACTCCCTATTCGGCTCAACCCCTTATGGCGCCCGCACGGCATCTGGCCTGGAGGCGCTGCTCACCTCCGACTCGCCCCCGCCCAGCGACATGCTGATGGCGGCCGGCCTGGGGCCTGATGCGCCGCGGTTGCTGCTGGCCAAGGCTCCGGAGGTGACAGCCGTGGCCCAGCGGAACCTCCGACCGCCGACCCAGCCGCGGCCACACCTGCCGCTCCAGCACCACGCCTCGCCGGGCTTGGGCGCCATCCTGTCCGGCATTGCCCCGCTCCAGGCGGCCAACCCCTTTGGGGGGCCGCACTGCTTTCACGCCGTGCCCGAACGGCTGCCCACCGACCTGGACGTGGACATGTTTACCGAGAACCTGGACTGTGACGTGGACTACATCATCAACAGTGACCTCATGGACGGAGACGCCATCGACTTCAACTTCGACCCCGTCCTGCCCGCCGGGCAGTCCTACGCTGGGCCGGCCACCGCCCAAGGCTCCGCCCGCAACTGGGTGCCCAGCTAA